The genomic window AGCGCGAGATCCTGGAGCAGATCTGGGACAGCGCCTTCGAGGGCGACCCCAACGTCGTGGAGGTGCACATCAGCGCGGTGCGGCGCAAGATCGACGCGCCGTTCGGCCGCAGCGCGCTGGAGACCGTGCGCGGGGTCGGCTACCGGCTGGCGGCCGACGGTGGCTGAGGCGGCGGACAGCGCCGCGGACGTGACGGCCGACGGGGCCCGCCCCACGGTCCGACGGCGGGCCCTCGACCGGCTGCGCCCGATGACGGTGCGGGCCCGCGCCACCCTCGGGGCCAGCGCGGTGGTGGCCGCCGCCCTGGCCCTCGCCTCGCTCGCGCTGCTCGGCCTGCTGGACGCCAACCTGCTGCACAACGCCGAGAGCGACGCCGAGGCACAGGCCACCACCGTCGCCCAGCTCGCCGACGCCGGCCGGCTCGACCCGCTGCTGACGCCCACCCACGGCGCGGACTTCCTGCAGGTGGTGGCCGCCGACGGACGGGTGCTCACCGCCAGCCAGAACCTGCTCGGCCGCCCGCCGGTGGCCGCCCAGCGGCCCACCGTCCCCGGCGTCGTGCGCACCACCTGGGACACCGGACCGCTCGGCCGGGACAACCGCCAGCGGGTGGTGGAGGTCACCACGCGGACCGGCCAGGGTCTGGTCACCGTCTACGCCGGCACCTCGCTGCGGGACGCCGACGCCGCCGACTCGACCACCGCCGCCGCACTCGCCGTGGGCGGGCCGCTGCTGCTGCTCACCGTGGCCTGGGTCACCTGGTGGGTGACCGGGCGGGCGCTGCGCCCGGTGGAGGCGATCCGGGCCGAGGTCGCCGAGATCAGCGACCGGGACCTGCACCGCCGGGTCTCGGTGCCGCGCACCCACGACGAGATCGCCCGGCTGGCCGTCACCATGAACAGCACCCTGGACCGCCTGGAGTCCTCCGGGCAGCGCCAGCGCCAGTTCATCGCGGACGCCTCGCACGAGCTGCGCAGCCCGATCGCGGTGCTGCGCACCCAGCTGGAGGTGGCCCTCGCGGTGCCCGACCCGGCACTGCGGCCCGAGCTGATCAGCGGCGCGCTGGAGGACACCGACCGGCTCCAGCAGCTGGCCGCCGACCTGCTGCTGCTGGCCCGGATCGACGCCGCCGAGCCCGCACCGCGGGCCGAGCTGGACCTGACCGAGCTGGTCGAGGAGGCGATCGGCCAACGGCGCGGCGACCCGCTGCCGATCCGCGCGCAGCTGGCCCCGGGGGTCGCGGTGACCGGCAGCGGCCTGTGGCTGACCCGGGTGGTGACCAACCTGCTGGACAACGCGCAGCGCTTCGCGGTGCGGGAGGTCACGGTGCTGCTGCGGCCCACCGAGGACGGGCGCTGCGCCGTCCTGGAGGTGCGCGACGACGGCCCCGGCATCCCGGCGGCGGACCGCGAGCGCGTCTTCGAGCGCTTCACCCGGCTGGACGACGCCCGCAGCCGCGATCACGGCGGCAGCGGCCTGGGCCTGGCGATCGCCCGCGACCTGGCCGCCCACCACGGCGGCACGCTGACCGCCGAGCCCGCCGACCAGGGCGCCCGCCTGGTGGCGCGCCTGCCGCTGGCCGCCCCACGCCCCCGGGCGGTTCTCGCGCGCTGAGCGTCCCTAGGATTCTCTGCCGTCAGGCCGGATTCGCGAGAAGGTTTTCGTTATCGGCCGGCACCGGACGCGTCTCCCAAGGTGGACAGGCCGTTGGACGGAGAGGGTGGGCACGGTGGACAGGGCAGTGGACGAGGACGTGGTGGACCGGGCACGGACCGGCGACGAGCGTGCCCGCCAGGAGCTGATCTCCGGGCACCTGCCGCTGGTCTACAACATCGTGGGCCGCGCGCTCAACGGGCATCCGGACACCGACGACGTGGTCCAGGAGACCATGCTGCACGCGGTGGACGGGCTGCCCGAGCTGCGCGAGCCGGGCGCCTTCCGGTCCTGGCTGGTGGCGATCGCGATGAACCAGGTGCGCGACCGGCACCGCGCGCAGCAGGCCGCCCAGGCCGGCGGCGGTCTCGACGAGGCGCGCGAGATCGCCGACCCGGCCAGCGACTTCGTGGCCCTGACGATCGTCCGGCTGGGCCTGTCCGGCCAGCGCCGCGAGGTCGCCGAGGCCACCCGCTGGCTGGAGCCCGCCGAGCGCGAGCTGCTGGCGCTGTGGTGGCAGGAGGCCGCGGGCGAGCTGAACCGGGCCGAGCTGGCGGCGGCGCTGGAGCTGACGCCGCAGCACACGGCGGTGCGGGTGCAGCGGGCCAAGGAGCGGCTGGACACCGCCCGGGTGGTGGTCCGGGCGCTGGCCGCCACCCCCGCCTGCCCCGAGCTGGCCGCGCTCACCGCCGACTGGGACGGGCAGCCGGGGGCGCTGTGGCGCAAGCGGATCGCCCGCCACGCGCGGGACTGCGCCACCTGCCAGGGCCGGGCGGACGACCTCGTCCCGGCCGAGGGGCTGCTGGCCGGGCTCGCCCTGCTGCCGCTGCCCCGCCGGCTGCACGCCCGGCCCACCGCGAGCGCCACCGGCACCGGCGCGAGCGCCACCGGCACCGGCACCGGACACGGCACCGGACACGGCACCGCTCACGGCGGCCGGGCGGCGGCCCGTTCCGGCGCGGCCCACCGCCCCACCGCAGGCCACGGCTCGCGGCAGCGCCCCGGCGCAGGCCGGCGCCGGTCCACCCGCCCGCGTGGTCGCCGCCGCGTGACGGTGCTGGCCCTCGGGGCGCTGGCCGCGCTGGTGGCGGCCGGGCTGGTCTGGGACGGGCTGCAGCCGTCCCCGCGGACCGCCGGCGCGGCGGGCGCACCGCCCAGGACCTCGGCCGAGCCGGCCGGCCTGCTGATCCCGGGCGCGGGGGTGGTGCTGGACGCGGTCTCCGGAGTGGCCTCCCCGAGCCCCACCGCCGCGCCGTCGTCCTCCCCGTCCCCGTCCCCGTCACAGGCGCCGTCCGCCGCGCCCTCGACCCTCCAGGCGGCGCCGCCGACCACCGCCCCGGCGGCCACGCCCACCACCACCGCCCCGCGCGCGGGCGCCGCCGCCGGCAGCGACGTCCAGCAGGTGCTCAGCCTGGTCAACACCCAGCGCGCGCAGAACGGTTGCGGCCCGCTCAGCGCGAACAGCAAGCTCCAGGCAGCCGCCCAGGGCCAGTCCAACGACATGGCGGCTCGTCAGTTCTTCGACCACACCAACCCGGACGGCGCCGGCCCGCAGCAGCGGATCGACGCGGCCGGCTACCAGTGGAGCAGCTGGGGCGAGAACATCGCCAAGGGACAGGGCAACGCCTCTTCGGTGATGGAGAGTTGGATGAACAGCCCGGGCCACCGCGCGAACATCCTCAACTGCTCCTTCAAGGAGATCGGCATCGGCGTCCACTACGGCAGCGGCGGCCCCTGGTGGACCCAGGACTTCGGCTCCCCCGCCTGACCCGACCCGGCCCGGCCCGCC from Kitasatospora sp. NBC_01250 includes these protein-coding regions:
- a CDS encoding sensor histidine kinase gives rise to the protein MTVRARATLGASAVVAAALALASLALLGLLDANLLHNAESDAEAQATTVAQLADAGRLDPLLTPTHGADFLQVVAADGRVLTASQNLLGRPPVAAQRPTVPGVVRTTWDTGPLGRDNRQRVVEVTTRTGQGLVTVYAGTSLRDADAADSTTAAALAVGGPLLLLTVAWVTWWVTGRALRPVEAIRAEVAEISDRDLHRRVSVPRTHDEIARLAVTMNSTLDRLESSGQRQRQFIADASHELRSPIAVLRTQLEVALAVPDPALRPELISGALEDTDRLQQLAADLLLLARIDAAEPAPRAELDLTELVEEAIGQRRGDPLPIRAQLAPGVAVTGSGLWLTRVVTNLLDNAQRFAVREVTVLLRPTEDGRCAVLEVRDDGPGIPAADRERVFERFTRLDDARSRDHGGSGLGLAIARDLAAHHGGTLTAEPADQGARLVARLPLAAPRPRAVLAR
- a CDS encoding sigma-70 family RNA polymerase sigma factor, whose product is MDRAVDEDVVDRARTGDERARQELISGHLPLVYNIVGRALNGHPDTDDVVQETMLHAVDGLPELREPGAFRSWLVAIAMNQVRDRHRAQQAAQAGGGLDEAREIADPASDFVALTIVRLGLSGQRREVAEATRWLEPAERELLALWWQEAAGELNRAELAAALELTPQHTAVRVQRAKERLDTARVVVRALAATPACPELAALTADWDGQPGALWRKRIARHARDCATCQGRADDLVPAEGLLAGLALLPLPRRLHARPTASATGTGASATGTGTGHGTGHGTAHGGRAAARSGAAHRPTAGHGSRQRPGAGRRRSTRPRGRRRVTVLALGALAALVAAGLVWDGLQPSPRTAGAAGAPPRTSAEPAGLLIPGAGVVLDAVSGVASPSPTAAPSSSPSPSPSQAPSAAPSTLQAAPPTTAPAATPTTTAPRAGAAAGSDVQQVLSLVNTQRAQNGCGPLSANSKLQAAAQGQSNDMAARQFFDHTNPDGAGPQQRIDAAGYQWSSWGENIAKGQGNASSVMESWMNSPGHRANILNCSFKEIGIGVHYGSGGPWWTQDFGSPA